The proteins below are encoded in one region of Alistipes communis:
- a CDS encoding DUF2589 domain-containing protein codes for MHEDPRKAPLPDDPAAHSDAVGRPVDASSRIAFTTSDGQPVEVPLLTLVPIPRLTIDEATVGFDMEVRSDGSTAVNGRCRTSEDDPKRRR; via the coding sequence ATGCACGAAGATCCCCGAAAGGCCCCGCTGCCGGACGATCCGGCGGCTCACTCCGACGCGGTCGGCCGTCCCGTCGACGCATCCTCCCGCATCGCCTTTACGACCTCCGACGGGCAGCCGGTCGAAGTGCCGTTGCTGACGCTCGTCCCGATTCCCCGACTCACGATCGACGAGGCGACCGTCGGCTTCGACATGGAAGTACGATCCGACGGCTCGACCGCCGTCAACGGGCGCTGCCGCACCTCGGAGGACGATCCGAAAAGACGACGGTAA
- a CDS encoding TIGR04076 family protein has protein sequence MKRCKITILKTTLDEELAKEYAAPGFTRCPMMREGQVFYADYAKPEGFCDEAWKAVYQYVFALSHGAGVFYYGDWIDREGVAICSCNDGLRPVIMKIERTDEESHIDYEPVER, from the coding sequence ATGAAACGCTGCAAAATCACCATTCTCAAAACCACCCTCGACGAAGAACTGGCCAAAGAGTACGCCGCCCCCGGCTTCACCCGCTGCCCGATGATGCGCGAAGGGCAGGTCTTCTACGCCGATTACGCCAAACCCGAAGGCTTCTGCGACGAAGCGTGGAAAGCGGTCTACCAGTACGTTTTCGCCCTGTCGCACGGAGCGGGCGTCTTCTACTACGGCGACTGGATCGATCGGGAGGGCGTGGCGATCTGCTCCTGCAACGACGGTCTGCGGCCGGTCATCATGAAGATCGAACGCACCGACGAGGAGTCGCACATCGACTATGAACCGGTCGAACGATAG
- the rny gene encoding ribonuclease Y encodes MIAIVLSSVVSAVVCVGIYVLVTRFITKNTIRAQREAALKEAEAEGEMIKKERILQAKEKFIQLKSDYDRQVNERNQKLAQSEQRAKQIEANLLNQQRELENRLRENERLKEQMEAQRQLLEHKTEEIDRLMKEQNARLEQISGMSSEDAKNILIENMKAEAKSDAAAYINETIEEAKLTATKEAKRIIVTSIQRVATETAIENAVTVFNIESDEVKGRIIGREGRNIRALEAATGIEIIVDDTPEAIILSGFDPVRREIARLALHQLVTDGRIHPARIEEVVAKVQKQIEEEIVEVGKRTAIDLGIHGLHPELIRLIGKMKYRSSYGQNLLQHARETANLAGIMASELGLNPKIARRAGLLHDIGKVPDDEPELPHAIIGMKLAEKYKEKPDVCNAIGAHHDEVEMTSIVAPIIQVCDAISGARPGARREVVESYIKRLKEMEEIALSYPGVQKTYAIQAGRELRVIVGADKLSDQESEGLSRDIAKKIQDEMTYPGQVKITVIRETRAVAYAK; translated from the coding sequence ATGATTGCCATTGTATTATCGAGCGTCGTTTCGGCCGTTGTGTGCGTCGGTATCTATGTTCTGGTGACCCGGTTTATCACCAAGAATACCATCCGCGCGCAGCGTGAAGCCGCCCTCAAAGAGGCGGAGGCCGAAGGCGAAATGATAAAGAAGGAGCGGATTCTCCAAGCCAAGGAGAAATTCATTCAGCTCAAAAGCGACTACGACCGTCAGGTCAACGAGCGCAACCAGAAGCTCGCGCAGAGCGAGCAGCGCGCCAAGCAGATCGAGGCCAACCTGCTGAATCAGCAACGTGAATTGGAGAACCGCCTGCGCGAGAACGAACGGCTCAAAGAGCAGATGGAAGCGCAGCGGCAGCTGCTGGAACATAAGACCGAGGAGATCGACCGCCTGATGAAGGAGCAGAACGCGCGTCTGGAACAGATTTCGGGCATGAGTTCGGAGGATGCCAAGAACATCCTGATCGAGAACATGAAGGCCGAAGCCAAAAGCGATGCGGCCGCCTACATCAACGAGACGATCGAGGAGGCCAAGCTGACGGCCACGAAGGAGGCCAAGCGGATCATCGTCACCTCGATTCAGCGCGTGGCCACCGAGACGGCCATCGAGAACGCCGTGACGGTCTTCAATATTGAGAGCGACGAGGTCAAGGGCCGCATCATCGGCCGCGAGGGGCGCAACATCCGTGCGCTGGAAGCGGCTACCGGCATCGAGATCATCGTCGACGACACGCCCGAAGCGATCATCCTGAGCGGCTTCGACCCCGTGCGCCGCGAGATCGCCCGTCTGGCGCTGCATCAGCTCGTCACCGACGGCCGAATCCATCCCGCCCGCATCGAGGAGGTGGTCGCCAAGGTGCAGAAGCAGATCGAGGAGGAGATCGTCGAGGTCGGCAAGCGCACGGCCATCGATCTGGGCATCCACGGCCTGCATCCCGAACTGATCCGCCTGATCGGCAAGATGAAGTACCGTTCGTCCTACGGGCAAAACCTGTTGCAGCACGCCCGCGAAACGGCCAATCTGGCCGGTATCATGGCCTCCGAACTGGGGTTGAACCCCAAGATCGCACGCCGTGCCGGTCTGCTGCACGACATCGGCAAGGTGCCCGACGACGAACCCGAACTGCCGCACGCAATCATCGGCATGAAGCTCGCCGAGAAATACAAGGAGAAGCCCGATGTCTGCAATGCGATCGGAGCGCACCACGACGAGGTGGAGATGACATCGATCGTAGCTCCGATCATTCAGGTGTGCGACGCCATTTCGGGCGCCCGTCCCGGCGCCCGCCGCGAGGTGGTGGAGTCCTATATCAAGCGGCTCAAGGAGATGGAGGAGATCGCCCTCTCGTATCCGGGCGTGCAGAAGACCTATGCCATTCAGGCGGGCCGCGAGCTGCGCGTGATCGTCGGCGCCGATAAACTCTCCGACCAGGAGTCCGAAGGATTGTCGCGCGACATCGCCAAGAAGATTCAGGACGAAATGACCTATCCGGGTCAGGTGAAGATCACCGTGATCCGCGAAACGCGCGCCGTAGCCTACGCGAAGTAG
- a CDS encoding cell division protein ZapA translates to MAKQNITVKIIGKPYPLAIDGEKEELYRLAEREINAYVTRIEQAHFKGFSKEDCLAMAAFQIAVAKLALAQSREVGDEEVKTLAALGGELESYLDALR, encoded by the coding sequence ATGGCCAAGCAGAACATAACGGTAAAAATCATCGGGAAACCCTATCCGCTGGCGATCGACGGCGAGAAGGAGGAGTTGTATCGCCTTGCCGAGCGCGAGATCAACGCATACGTCACGCGCATCGAACAGGCGCACTTCAAGGGGTTTTCGAAGGAAGATTGTCTGGCGATGGCCGCTTTCCAGATCGCGGTGGCGAAGCTGGCGCTGGCGCAGAGCCGCGAGGTCGGCGACGAGGAGGTGAAGACGCTCGCCGCGCTGGGCGGAGAGTTGGAGAGCTATCTCGATGCGTTGCGCTGA
- the rimO gene encoding 30S ribosomal protein S12 methylthiotransferase RimO codes for MKKINVITLGCSKNTVDSEHLMAQLAAAGYTVAADSDRTDARVVVVNTCGFIGDAKQESIDMILRAAAAKQAGRIDRLFVVGCLSERYADELRPELPEVDEFFGVKDWEGVVRALGGEWRSDLATERRLTTPRHYAYLKIGEGCDWKCGYCAIPLIRGPHVSVPMEQVLDEARRLAAGGVRELMVIAQDTTYYGVDLYGRRRLADLLTELCRIGGIEWIRLHYAYPTGFPDDVIEVMAHEPKICKYLDIPFQHISDAQLKAMKRRHTKADAYRLVERLRAAVPDIALRTTLLVGYPGETEADFAELLQFVDDVRFDRLGVFAYSEEEGTYSALHLKDDVPDEVKRRRVERIMERQKAISLDNNLRRVGRTERVVVDARQGDYYVCRTQYDSPEVDQELLIPAGGRRLRRGCFYEARITAAEEYDLYGELTERRKR; via the coding sequence ATGAAGAAGATCAACGTCATAACGCTCGGCTGCTCGAAGAATACGGTCGACTCGGAGCACCTGATGGCGCAATTGGCTGCGGCGGGCTATACCGTCGCGGCGGACAGCGACCGTACGGATGCCCGTGTGGTAGTGGTCAACACCTGCGGCTTCATCGGCGACGCCAAGCAGGAGTCGATCGACATGATCCTGCGCGCCGCCGCGGCCAAGCAGGCCGGTCGGATCGACCGGCTGTTCGTAGTGGGATGTCTTTCGGAGCGGTATGCCGACGAGCTGCGCCCCGAACTGCCCGAGGTGGACGAGTTCTTCGGCGTGAAGGACTGGGAGGGCGTCGTGCGGGCGCTGGGCGGCGAGTGGCGGTCGGATCTGGCCACGGAGCGGCGGCTCACGACGCCGCGTCACTACGCCTACCTCAAAATCGGCGAGGGGTGCGACTGGAAGTGCGGTTACTGCGCCATTCCGCTCATCCGCGGGCCGCACGTCTCGGTGCCGATGGAGCAGGTGCTCGACGAGGCGCGGCGGCTGGCCGCCGGCGGCGTGCGCGAACTGATGGTCATCGCGCAGGACACGACCTATTACGGGGTCGATCTCTACGGCCGCCGCCGGCTGGCGGATCTGCTCACGGAGCTGTGCCGCATCGGGGGTATCGAGTGGATCCGCCTGCATTACGCCTATCCGACGGGGTTCCCCGACGACGTGATCGAGGTCATGGCGCACGAGCCTAAAATCTGCAAATACCTCGACATTCCCTTCCAACATATCTCCGATGCGCAGTTGAAGGCCATGAAACGCCGCCACACCAAGGCCGACGCCTATCGGCTCGTCGAACGGCTGCGTGCGGCTGTGCCCGACATCGCTCTGCGTACGACGCTGCTCGTGGGCTATCCGGGCGAGACGGAGGCCGATTTCGCGGAGCTGTTGCAATTCGTCGACGACGTGCGTTTCGACCGGCTGGGCGTCTTCGCCTATTCCGAGGAGGAGGGTACCTATTCGGCGCTGCATTTGAAGGACGATGTGCCCGACGAGGTGAAGCGGCGGCGCGTGGAGCGGATCATGGAGCGGCAGAAGGCGATTTCGCTCGACAACAACCTCCGCCGCGTGGGGCGTACCGAGCGCGTGGTGGTCGACGCGCGGCAGGGCGACTATTACGTCTGCCGCACGCAGTACGATTCGCCCGAGGTCGACCAGGAACTGCTGATTCCCGCCGGCGGCCGCCGGCTTCGGCGCGGCTGTTTCTACGAGGCACGCATCACGGCAGCCGAGGAGTACGACCTCTACGGCGAACTGACCGAACGGCGAAAACGGTAG
- the ftsY gene encoding signal recognition particle-docking protein FtsY codes for MGFFDLFRKKQDTPADTAAGAAVEAQPEQRREELNAGLERTKTGLFSKLARAVAGRSTVDAEVLDDLEEVLITSDVGVETTVKIIRRIEERVARDKYMNAAELRGILRDEIAALMEQSHASTKDFGLELPEGTPYVLMVVGVNGAGKTTTIGKLAAKLTAAGRKVYIGAADTFRAAAIDQLAVWAERAGATMIRQEMGSDPASVAYDTLRSAVANGADVVLIDTAGRLHNKVGLMNELTKIRNVMAKVIPGAPHEVMLVLDGSTGQNAFEQARQFTQATQVTSLAITKLDGTAKGGVVIGISDQFRIPVRYIGVGERIDQLQLFDRRAFVEALFGDETK; via the coding sequence ATGGGATTTTTCGATCTGTTCAGAAAGAAACAGGATACGCCGGCCGATACTGCCGCCGGGGCGGCTGTCGAAGCACAGCCCGAACAGCGGCGCGAGGAGTTGAACGCCGGACTGGAACGCACCAAGACGGGCCTTTTCTCGAAACTGGCGCGTGCCGTAGCGGGCCGCTCGACGGTCGACGCCGAGGTGCTGGACGATTTGGAGGAGGTGCTCATCACCTCCGACGTGGGGGTCGAGACGACCGTCAAGATCATCCGCCGCATCGAGGAGCGCGTCGCGCGCGACAAGTACATGAACGCGGCCGAATTGCGCGGCATCCTGCGCGACGAGATCGCGGCGCTGATGGAGCAGTCGCACGCTTCGACCAAGGATTTCGGGCTGGAACTGCCCGAAGGGACGCCCTACGTGCTGATGGTCGTGGGGGTCAACGGCGCAGGCAAGACGACGACCATCGGCAAGCTGGCGGCCAAGCTGACCGCTGCGGGCCGCAAGGTCTACATCGGCGCGGCCGATACGTTCCGTGCCGCGGCGATCGACCAGCTGGCCGTCTGGGCCGAGCGGGCCGGTGCGACGATGATCCGTCAGGAGATGGGCTCCGATCCCGCGTCGGTGGCTTACGATACGCTCCGCTCGGCCGTTGCGAACGGGGCCGACGTGGTGCTCATCGACACGGCGGGGCGTCTGCACAACAAGGTGGGGCTGATGAACGAGCTGACCAAGATCCGCAACGTCATGGCGAAGGTCATCCCCGGTGCGCCGCACGAAGTGATGCTCGTGCTGGACGGTTCGACCGGTCAGAACGCCTTCGAGCAGGCCCGGCAGTTCACGCAGGCCACGCAGGTCACGTCGCTGGCGATCACCAAGCTCGACGGCACGGCCAAGGGCGGCGTGGTGATCGGTATCAGCGACCAGTTCCGTATTCCGGTGCGTTACATCGGCGTGGGCGAGCGCATCGACCAGTTGCAGCTCTTCGACCGCCGTGCGTTCGTCGAGGCGCTCTTCGGCGACGAGACGAAATAA
- a CDS encoding DUF4295 domain-containing protein, with the protein MAKKVVATLKTGTGKQFTKCIKMVKSEKTGAYMFKEGIIPNDHVKEFFAEKK; encoded by the coding sequence ATGGCAAAGAAAGTAGTCGCAACCCTGAAAACCGGCACGGGCAAGCAGTTTACCAAGTGCATCAAAATGGTCAAGTCGGAGAAGACCGGCGCCTATATGTTCAAGGAGGGTATCATTCCCAACGACCATGTAAAGGAGTTCTTCGCAGAGAAGAAATAA
- the rpmG gene encoding 50S ribosomal protein L33 encodes MAKKGNRVQVILECTEQKESGVAGMSRYITTKNKKNTPDRLERKKYNPYLKRVTLHREIK; translated from the coding sequence ATGGCTAAGAAAGGCAATCGCGTTCAGGTCATCCTCGAATGCACCGAACAGAAGGAGAGCGGTGTTGCGGGCATGTCTCGTTACATCACTACCAAAAACAAGAAAAACACCCCCGACCGTCTGGAACGTAAGAAGTACAATCCCTATCTGAAGCGGGTGACGTTACACCGTGAAATCAAATAA
- the rpmB gene encoding 50S ribosomal protein L28, which yields MKVCEITGKVAVIGNNVSHSNRKTKRKFSPNLKTKRFWSEEEGRWITLKVSAAGMKTINKKGLAVALREAACPKKIY from the coding sequence ATGAAAGTTTGCGAAATTACAGGCAAGGTCGCGGTGATCGGCAACAATGTCTCTCACTCGAACCGCAAGACCAAGCGCAAATTCAGTCCGAATTTGAAGACCAAGCGTTTCTGGTCAGAGGAAGAGGGCCGCTGGATCACCCTCAAGGTGTCGGCTGCCGGTATGAAAACAATTAACAAGAAGGGTCTCGCAGTGGCTCTGCGCGAAGCTGCCTGCCCCAAGAAGATTTACTAA
- a CDS encoding ferritin codes for MISKKMQEAINAQINAELWSAYLYLSMSMDAADKGFKGSAHWFVHQFKEEQGHAEKLAGYLQSQNAKVVLAPIAAVQTEWPSVVAMFEDTLAHEQKVTAMIHDLCKLAAAEQDFATANMLQWFVNEQVEEEDTARGILEGFKAIEGEKVGVYMLDQKLGAR; via the coding sequence ATGATCAGCAAAAAAATGCAGGAGGCGATCAACGCCCAGATCAATGCCGAACTCTGGTCGGCATATCTCTATCTCTCGATGTCGATGGACGCGGCGGACAAAGGGTTCAAAGGTTCCGCACACTGGTTCGTACACCAGTTCAAGGAGGAGCAGGGGCACGCCGAGAAGCTGGCGGGCTATCTCCAATCGCAGAACGCCAAGGTCGTGCTGGCTCCCATCGCCGCCGTGCAGACCGAATGGCCGTCGGTCGTGGCGATGTTCGAGGACACGCTCGCCCACGAACAGAAGGTGACGGCGATGATCCACGATCTGTGCAAGCTGGCCGCCGCCGAGCAGGATTTCGCAACGGCGAACATGCTGCAATGGTTCGTCAACGAGCAGGTCGAGGAGGAAGATACGGCCCGCGGTATTCTTGAAGGCTTCAAAGCCATCGAAGGCGAGAAGGTGGGCGTCTACATGCTCGACCAGAAACTCGGCGCACGCTAA
- a CDS encoding BACON domain-containing protein: MEKLRFMRGAAALLAGSAMLFASCSDDDAPMPDPELTLTPDTEISLPVGGGSVEVAVSTNLGSWTALSNETWCEVTLAEGKFTVSADANDALAARPTATVTVTAGEGERSITREVRVTQGAQTFTDLSAAGCANCYIVAPKSASVFDAAYKGNSSTESIGAAEGAELVWQSAQGLVTRVAYAADEKKIIVETADKSGNAVVAAVDESGTILWSWHLWIVDYDPSASLFTTAPNASGTTWSFMDRNLGALTVERGSFDSHGLLYQWGRKDPFPGTTAFTIMNEDYTYEVDGEPEVYGIDNRVLPKFGLTAEFHGTIEKSIQNPAVFYAMTYKHTGVEDEYGEEIVENDYKTGDWVDVSNDDYWGGESRKKTIYDPCPVGYKVPVCDADGNTPYAWLVYTVGKWDEANRGFEQEGQWFPTTGTRAYASGGLDYTEANPYSGLWIGTKGKASDNLELYPDLYGQYMFIIDSKRMLKVSKDKRSQGMSLRCVKE; this comes from the coding sequence ATGGAAAAACTTAGGTTCATGAGAGGTGCGGCAGCGTTGTTGGCGGGTTCCGCAATGCTTTTCGCATCGTGCAGCGACGACGATGCGCCGATGCCCGATCCCGAATTGACGTTGACGCCCGATACCGAGATCTCCCTGCCGGTCGGGGGGGGGAGCGTCGAGGTGGCCGTGTCGACTAATCTCGGCAGCTGGACGGCGTTGTCGAATGAGACGTGGTGCGAGGTTACGCTCGCCGAAGGCAAATTCACGGTGTCGGCCGATGCGAACGATGCGCTGGCTGCGCGTCCGACGGCGACGGTTACGGTCACTGCGGGCGAAGGCGAACGGAGCATCACCCGCGAGGTGCGGGTGACGCAGGGGGCTCAGACGTTCACCGACCTGAGTGCGGCGGGCTGCGCCAACTGCTATATCGTCGCCCCGAAGTCGGCGTCGGTCTTCGATGCCGCTTACAAAGGCAACTCCTCCACCGAATCGATCGGTGCGGCCGAGGGTGCCGAACTGGTTTGGCAGAGCGCGCAGGGTCTCGTTACGCGGGTAGCCTACGCCGCCGACGAGAAGAAGATCATCGTCGAGACCGCCGACAAGAGCGGCAATGCCGTCGTGGCGGCCGTCGACGAGTCGGGAACGATCCTGTGGAGCTGGCATCTGTGGATCGTCGATTACGATCCGTCGGCGTCGCTCTTCACGACGGCTCCCAATGCGTCGGGGACGACGTGGAGTTTCATGGACCGCAATCTGGGTGCGCTGACCGTCGAGCGCGGCAGTTTCGATTCGCACGGGCTGCTCTACCAGTGGGGGCGCAAAGATCCGTTCCCCGGTACGACGGCTTTTACGATCATGAACGAGGATTACACCTACGAGGTCGACGGCGAGCCTGAGGTCTACGGCATCGACAACCGTGTGTTGCCGAAGTTCGGTCTGACGGCGGAGTTCCACGGGACGATCGAGAAATCGATCCAGAATCCGGCGGTATTCTATGCGATGACCTACAAGCATACGGGCGTGGAGGACGAGTACGGCGAAGAGATCGTCGAGAACGACTATAAGACCGGCGACTGGGTCGACGTGTCGAACGACGACTACTGGGGCGGCGAGAGCCGGAAGAAGACGATCTACGATCCCTGCCCCGTGGGCTATAAGGTTCCGGTCTGCGACGCCGACGGCAATACGCCCTACGCATGGCTCGTCTATACCGTAGGGAAGTGGGACGAAGCCAATCGCGGTTTCGAGCAGGAGGGACAGTGGTTCCCCACGACCGGTACGCGCGCCTACGCTTCCGGAGGGTTGGATTATACCGAGGCCAATCCTTACAGCGGCTTGTGGATCGGAACGAAGGGCAAGGCTTCGGACAATTTGGAACTCTATCCCGATCTTTACGGTCAGTATATGTTCATCATCGATAGCAAGCGAATGCTCAAAGTCAGCAAAGACAAGCGTTCGCAGGGCATGTCGCTGCGCTGCGTGAAGGAGTAG
- a CDS encoding AAA family ATPase, giving the protein MSEVINIKELNERIERESVFVDTLRAEMSKVIVGQTHLIDTLLIGLLSNGHILLEGVPGLAKTLAITTLAKAVDADFARIQFTPDLLPADLIGTLIYSQKSEEFMVRKGPVFANFVLADEINRSPAKVQSALLEAMQERQVTIGDDTYKLPEPFLVLATQNPLEQEGTYPLPEAQVDRFMLKAKISYPTKQEERDIVRMNLSGEGLPSPHKVIAPEDIVKARRVVEDVYMDEKIEKYIVDIIFATREPVEYNLQKLQTLIAYGGSPRASISLAKAARAYAFIRRRGYVIPEDVRAVCHDVLRHRIGLTYEAEAENITTEEIITDILNNVIVP; this is encoded by the coding sequence ATGAGTGAAGTCATCAATATCAAGGAACTCAACGAACGCATCGAGCGGGAGTCGGTCTTCGTCGACACGCTGCGCGCCGAGATGAGCAAGGTGATCGTCGGTCAGACCCATCTGATCGACACGCTGCTGATCGGTCTGCTGTCGAACGGCCACATCCTCCTGGAAGGCGTGCCGGGTCTTGCCAAGACGCTGGCGATTACGACGCTCGCAAAGGCCGTCGACGCCGATTTCGCCCGCATCCAGTTCACGCCCGACCTGTTGCCGGCCGACCTGATCGGTACGCTCATCTACTCGCAGAAGAGCGAGGAGTTCATGGTGCGCAAAGGCCCCGTCTTCGCCAACTTCGTACTGGCCGACGAGATCAACCGTTCGCCGGCGAAGGTGCAGTCGGCGCTGCTCGAAGCGATGCAGGAGCGCCAGGTGACCATCGGCGACGACACCTACAAGCTGCCCGAGCCCTTCCTGGTTCTGGCCACGCAGAACCCCCTCGAACAGGAGGGAACCTACCCGCTGCCCGAAGCGCAGGTCGACCGATTCATGCTCAAAGCCAAAATCTCCTACCCCACGAAGCAGGAGGAGCGCGACATCGTGCGGATGAACCTCTCGGGCGAAGGGCTTCCCTCGCCGCACAAGGTGATCGCACCCGAAGACATCGTCAAGGCGCGCCGCGTGGTGGAGGACGTCTACATGGACGAGAAGATCGAGAAATACATCGTCGACATCATCTTCGCCACGCGCGAACCGGTCGAATACAACCTCCAGAAGTTGCAGACGCTGATCGCCTACGGCGGATCGCCCCGTGCCTCGATCTCGCTGGCCAAGGCCGCCCGCGCCTACGCCTTCATCCGCCGCCGCGGCTACGTGATTCCCGAAGACGTGCGCGCCGTCTGCCACGACGTACTGCGCCACCGTATCGGGCTGACCTACGAAGCCGAGGCCGAAAACATCACCACCGAGGAGATCATCACCGACATCCTGAACAACGTAATCGTCCCGTAA
- a CDS encoding DUF58 domain-containing protein, whose translation MIENENDILRRVRKIEIKTRGLSNEIFAGKYHTAFRGRGMSFSEVREYRAGDDVRDIDWNVTARSRSPHIKVYEEERELTMMLMVDVSASRMFGSTHFLKKNILTEIAAVVAFSAAQNNDKVGCIFFSDRVEKYIPPKKGRSHILMIIRELISFRPRSTGTALSEAVRFLTAVMKKRCTAFLLSDFLDPARDGEEFANALKIAGSKHDLVGIRVFDPREAELPDVGIAELQDAETGRKVWVDTSSAAVRDHYARAWRQRSEAIDSLLKHNRIDTATISTDEDYVVELIKLFKQR comes from the coding sequence ATGATCGAGAACGAAAACGATATTCTGCGACGGGTCCGCAAAATCGAGATCAAGACACGCGGCCTGTCGAACGAGATCTTCGCCGGAAAGTACCACACGGCTTTCCGCGGACGGGGCATGTCGTTTTCCGAAGTGAGGGAGTACCGTGCCGGCGACGACGTGCGCGACATCGACTGGAACGTCACGGCGCGTTCGCGCTCGCCCCACATCAAGGTCTACGAGGAGGAGCGCGAGCTGACGATGATGCTCATGGTCGACGTCTCGGCCTCGCGCATGTTCGGGTCGACCCACTTCCTCAAAAAGAACATTCTGACCGAAATCGCCGCCGTCGTGGCCTTCTCGGCCGCCCAGAACAACGACAAGGTGGGCTGCATCTTCTTCTCCGACCGCGTGGAGAAGTACATCCCGCCCAAGAAGGGGCGCAGCCACATCCTGATGATTATCCGCGAGCTGATCAGCTTCCGGCCCCGGTCGACGGGCACGGCGCTGTCGGAGGCGGTGCGTTTCCTGACGGCCGTGATGAAGAAGCGCTGCACGGCGTTCCTGCTCTCGGATTTCCTCGATCCGGCACGCGACGGCGAGGAGTTCGCCAACGCCCTGAAAATCGCCGGCAGCAAACACGACCTGGTGGGGATCCGCGTCTTCGATCCGCGCGAAGCCGAACTGCCCGACGTGGGCATCGCCGAGTTGCAGGACGCCGAGACGGGGCGCAAGGTCTGGGTCGACACTTCGTCGGCGGCCGTGCGCGACCATTACGCCCGCGCATGGCGGCAGCGCAGCGAGGCGATCGACTCGCTACTCAAACACAACCGCATCGACACGGCGACGATCTCGACCGATGAAGACTACGTGGTGGAACTCATCAAACTCTTCAAGCAACGATGA
- a CDS encoding tetratricopeptide repeat protein, whose translation MRRIFILLVLALLAVDAAAQQYPERRQVRKGNRAYEKGNYQDAAGRYMRALGADPSSFEAQYNLGNALHRQEMYDQAAQVQQQAAADSLAAPVDRAQAFYNLGNTQFRQQKYAEALESYKNSLRLNPDDPQAKFNYAYVKKLLDDQNQQNQDNKDNKDNKDNKDDQNQDQQNGQNQQNPQEGQNDPQEGDGQGDDQQQDGRPDKEQEGEGRPQPAGISPSEQERMLDAIQAQEDRTQEKLKEKAGAVVRLKKNW comes from the coding sequence ATGCGTAGAATTTTCATCCTACTCGTTCTCGCGCTGCTGGCCGTCGACGCCGCGGCACAGCAGTACCCCGAACGCCGGCAGGTGCGCAAGGGCAACCGCGCCTACGAAAAGGGCAACTATCAGGACGCCGCCGGACGCTACATGCGTGCGCTGGGCGCCGACCCTTCGTCGTTCGAAGCGCAGTACAACCTGGGCAACGCCCTTCACCGGCAGGAGATGTACGACCAGGCGGCACAGGTACAGCAACAGGCCGCCGCCGATTCGCTGGCAGCGCCCGTCGATCGTGCGCAGGCCTTCTACAATCTGGGCAACACGCAGTTCCGGCAGCAGAAATACGCCGAAGCGCTCGAAAGCTACAAGAACTCGCTGCGCCTGAACCCCGACGATCCGCAGGCCAAGTTCAACTACGCCTACGTCAAGAAACTGCTCGACGATCAGAACCAGCAGAATCAGGACAACAAAGACAACAAGGACAATAAAGATAACAAGGACGATCAAAACCAGGACCAGCAGAACGGCCAAAACCAGCAGAATCCGCAGGAGGGCCAGAACGATCCGCAGGAGGGTGACGGGCAAGGCGACGACCAGCAGCAGGACGGCCGGCCCGACAAGGAGCAGGAGGGCGAGGGCCGACCCCAGCCGGCCGGCATTTCGCCTTCCGAACAGGAGCGGATGCTCGACGCCATCCAGGCGCAGGAGGACAGGACGCAGGAGAAGCTCAAAGAGAAGGCCGGCGCCGTGGTACGGTTGAAGAAAAACTGGTAA